One Salvia splendens isolate huo1 chromosome 22, SspV2, whole genome shotgun sequence DNA segment encodes these proteins:
- the LOC121785762 gene encoding cell division protein FtsZ homolog 2-1, chloroplastic-like has translation MLRGETSTTMINPKQDSSSGNVTESVRDLSTLNNYSEAKIKVIGGGGGGSNAVNRMIESEMKGVEFWIVNTDIQAMRMSPIFPEHRLQIGGELTRGLGAGGNPEVGMSAANESKAAIEEAVDGADMVFVTAGMGGGTGTGGAPVIAGIAKSMGILTVGIVTTPFSFEGRRRAVQAQEGIAALRENVDTLIVIPKDKLLTAVSPSTPVTDAFNLADDILRQGVRGISDIITIPGLVNVDFADVRAIMASAGSSLMGIGTATGKSGWASRFKQTVFVVVSRRRCC, from the exons ATGCTTAGAGGTGAGACGAGCACTACCATGATCAACCCAAAACAGGATTCGTCAAGTGGAAATGTTACTGAGAGTGTTAGAGACTTATCTACTTTAAACAATTATAGTGAAGCCAAGATCAAGGTTATtggcggtggaggtggtggaTCCAATGCTGTTAACCGTATGATAGAGAGTGAAATGAAGGGGGTTGAGTTCTGGATAGTTAACACTGACATCCAAGCCATGAGGATGTCACCCATCTTTCCTGAGCATCGCTTGCAGATTGGTGGAGAGCTTACTCGAGGACTCGGTGCTGGTGGGAACCCAGAAGTTGGTATGAGTGCTGCTAATGAAAGCAAAGCAGCAATAGAGGAGGCAGTTGATGGAGCAGACATGGTCTTTGTCACT GCTGGAATGGGTGGGGGAACAGGCACTGGGGGAGCCCCTGTAATTGCTGGAATCGCAAAATCCATGGGCATTTTGACTGTTGGTATAGTCACCACTCCATTCTCATTTGAAGGACGAAGAAGAGCTGTTCAAGCTCAGGAAGGAATCGCAGCTTTAAGAGAAAACGTTGATACCCTCATTGTCATTCCAAAGGATAAATTGCTCACTGCAGTTTCTCCATCCACACCAGTAACAGATGCATTCAATCTTGCTGATGATATTCTTCGACAAGGAGTTCGGGGTATCTCCGATATTATCACA ATTCCAGGGTTAGTAAATGTAGATTTTGCAGATGTGAGAGCTATTATGGCTAGTGCCGGTTCTTCATTAATGGGAATCGGAACTGCTACAG GCAAATCTGGTTGGGCAAGCAGATTCAAACAGACGGTCTTCGTCGTCGTTTCTAGAAGGCGGTGCTGTTGA